The Halomonas sp. KG2 genome contains a region encoding:
- the cheB gene encoding chemotaxis-specific protein-glutamate methyltransferase CheB has protein sequence MSVIRVVMADDSQLARDVLRDILTRDGDIEVVGEATNGREAVELAHRLSPQLITMDLNMPVMDGLSAIEEIMHTKGVPILVVSDRSDAETAYRALDVGALEVMQKPTLDDEDAQRLLARVRLLSGVAVITRLRRRSTSAMPVAPVSTPPVDRHNRPKAFQRIIAIACSTGGPQALAHLLSKLPTNFPAPVVIAQHISHGFIEGMAHWLTSLCSMPVCVAQHGEPLKPGFVYLSPSERNLRVTPSHRLQLQQSPDNSLYHPNCDALLTSVANVYGPEAIGVILTGMGRDGVSGMRAIHLSGGCTFAQNEASSVIYGMNQEAVSAGVIQHVVSLDELPARLIRETRGQRLSTWTKSL, from the coding sequence GGCGACATTGAGGTTGTTGGTGAAGCCACCAACGGGCGTGAAGCAGTAGAACTTGCCCACCGTTTATCGCCGCAGTTGATCACAATGGATCTGAATATGCCGGTCATGGACGGTCTCAGCGCCATTGAAGAAATTATGCATACCAAAGGGGTTCCTATCCTGGTGGTAAGCGATCGCTCTGATGCCGAAACGGCCTACCGGGCGCTCGATGTTGGCGCGCTAGAAGTGATGCAGAAGCCAACTCTTGATGATGAAGACGCACAACGACTACTCGCGCGTGTCCGGCTTCTTTCGGGAGTGGCCGTTATTACTCGCCTACGGCGCCGATCAACCTCTGCCATGCCCGTTGCACCGGTAAGCACACCGCCTGTTGATCGCCATAATAGGCCGAAAGCTTTCCAGCGTATTATCGCCATTGCTTGCTCAACCGGTGGGCCGCAGGCACTCGCCCATTTACTTAGCAAGCTGCCGACCAACTTTCCTGCACCGGTGGTGATTGCCCAGCATATCAGCCATGGCTTTATTGAAGGCATGGCGCACTGGCTGACATCGCTCTGTTCAATGCCAGTTTGCGTTGCTCAGCATGGTGAACCGCTAAAGCCAGGCTTTGTTTATCTATCGCCATCGGAACGCAACTTGCGTGTCACGCCCTCCCACCGCCTTCAACTACAGCAGAGTCCCGATAATTCGCTTTATCATCCCAACTGCGATGCACTGTTAACGAGCGTCGCTAATGTTTATGGCCCAGAGGCTATTGGAGTGATTTTAACGGGCATGGGACGTGATGGCGTTAGCGGCATGCGCGCTATTCATTTATCGGGAGGCTGTACCTTTGCCCAAAACGAAGCCAGCTCGGTTATTTATGGCATGAACCAAGAAGCGGTTAGTGCCGGCGTTATCCAGCATGTTGTTTCCCTTGATGAACTCCCTGCCAGGCTCATTCGCGAGACCCGTGGGCAACGGTTGTCTACCTGGACAAAATCGCTATGA
- a CDS encoding diguanylate cyclase, whose protein sequence is MSPSAPTLQQKLNQLRQRFIEQLPARLQKTATKWQQSRLSAEAESRLAPELHRFFHSLKGTGRSLGFERIAMLADQGEELLKATPPSASHAFDDQAINDINSLISELFQQLSEEIEYLQSLHGQQTVLASLNSVEFSSVAPQTRNKRQRLIYLCDDEPDQVDQLLHHLRCFGHEVVHFEDTESFFNAVITRRPDAVIMDVQFPQGNTAGTETLTSLNKLIGERLPSIVLSSYGDFYSRLSAVRAGCNGYFTKPIKPLDLMLAIDELTSPLDEEPLRVLVVDDEPDAASYHSLMLEEAGMIVQQVHHPADALSALDRFSPDLLLIDMYMPVCSGEELATIIRQQSAHIGLPIIYLSSETDSQKQLLAMTAGVEAFITKPVTPDELVSAVRLRAERLHLLRSLMTQDSMTGLYNHSTTTDLIGKTLAQAYREGSQHAMAMLDIDHFKTVNDTYGHLAGDQVIITLARLLKTRLRISDIIGRYGGEEFVVLLKGVTAKRAAELIDELRHDFEQVDFHAGGERFRCTFSAGISSFPSQPSTEALRLSADQALYLAKRQGRNQVVINNENGAKGKAQPKQPGVKKQ, encoded by the coding sequence ATGTCACCATCTGCCCCGACATTGCAACAAAAGCTGAACCAGCTGCGCCAACGCTTTATTGAACAGCTACCAGCACGTTTACAGAAAACCGCAACAAAGTGGCAACAAAGCCGGCTTTCAGCGGAGGCAGAGTCACGCCTAGCCCCGGAGCTTCACCGCTTTTTCCATAGCTTAAAAGGGACCGGCCGCTCATTGGGCTTTGAACGAATTGCCATGTTGGCAGATCAAGGCGAAGAACTACTCAAGGCGACGCCGCCTTCTGCCAGCCATGCTTTTGATGACCAGGCTATTAATGACATTAACAGCCTGATTTCAGAGCTTTTCCAGCAGCTCAGTGAAGAGATAGAGTACTTACAGTCACTGCATGGCCAGCAAACCGTACTGGCATCACTCAACAGCGTCGAATTCTCATCAGTAGCGCCACAGACACGCAATAAACGTCAGCGGCTTATTTATCTATGTGACGATGAGCCCGACCAAGTCGACCAGTTGCTACATCATCTTCGCTGTTTTGGGCATGAAGTGGTCCATTTTGAAGACACAGAGTCATTTTTTAATGCGGTCATTACCCGCCGCCCCGACGCGGTCATCATGGATGTTCAGTTTCCGCAAGGTAACACCGCAGGTACTGAAACGCTGACCAGCCTGAATAAATTAATCGGAGAGCGGCTGCCCTCCATTGTACTGTCGTCCTATGGTGACTTTTATTCACGACTGAGTGCTGTTCGAGCTGGTTGTAATGGGTACTTTACCAAGCCCATTAAGCCACTGGATCTAATGTTAGCTATCGACGAACTCACTAGCCCCTTGGATGAAGAACCGTTGCGCGTGTTGGTAGTCGATGATGAACCCGACGCTGCCAGCTACCACTCATTGATGCTTGAAGAAGCCGGTATGATTGTTCAGCAGGTGCATCACCCTGCTGACGCGCTAAGCGCTTTGGACCGCTTTAGCCCTGACTTACTGTTAATTGATATGTATATGCCGGTATGTTCTGGTGAAGAGCTAGCGACAATTATCCGCCAGCAATCCGCGCATATTGGCCTGCCCATTATTTATCTATCTAGTGAAACAGACAGCCAAAAGCAGCTATTGGCCATGACGGCAGGCGTAGAAGCCTTCATTACCAAGCCGGTTACCCCTGACGAGCTCGTGTCTGCGGTACGGCTTCGTGCCGAACGCCTGCATCTACTGCGCTCGCTGATGACCCAGGACAGCATGACAGGGCTTTATAACCACAGCACCACGACGGATCTTATCGGTAAAACACTTGCTCAGGCATATCGTGAAGGTAGCCAACATGCGATGGCCATGCTCGACATTGACCATTTTAAAACGGTCAATGATACCTACGGCCACCTAGCGGGTGACCAGGTCATTATCACGCTAGCACGGCTGCTAAAAACCCGCTTGCGCATATCCGATATCATCGGGCGTTATGGCGGTGAAGAGTTTGTCGTATTGCTAAAAGGGGTCACCGCAAAGCGCGCAGCCGAACTTATTGACGAACTGCGCCACGATTTCGAACAGGTAGATTTTCATGCTGGCGGAGAGCGCTTTCGCTGTACCTTCAGTGCCGGCATTAGCAGTTTCCCCAGCCAGCCTTCCACTGAAGCGTTACGCCTAAGCGCGGACCAAGCACTTTACCTAGCGAAACGGCAGGGGCGTAATCAAGTAGTCATTAATAACGAGAACGGCGCAAAAGGAAAAGCACAACCGAAGCAACCCGGTGTGAAAAAACAATGA
- a CDS encoding response regulator, protein MQILIVDDDPLACEMTATLLEFQGYTTVMANDAMEATQLLDSLDNIALIVSDMHMPLINGIEFLEMLREQDVTLPFILLTGDSPSSTLMQTPGLNACLQKDAELESTLGNAVTQALNG, encoded by the coding sequence ATGCAAATATTGATCGTAGATGACGACCCGTTGGCCTGTGAAATGACAGCAACGCTGCTAGAGTTCCAGGGCTATACAACGGTCATGGCCAATGATGCCATGGAGGCCACACAGCTGTTGGATAGCTTGGACAATATCGCGCTTATTGTTAGCGACATGCATATGCCGCTCATCAATGGGATAGAATTCTTGGAAATGTTGCGTGAACAAGACGTTACCTTGCCTTTTATTCTGCTCACCGGCGACTCACCTAGTTCAACCCTTATGCAGACGCCTGGTTTAAACGCCTGCCTGCAAAAAGATGCGGAGCTAGAATCCACGTTAGGCAATGCCGTGACTCAAGCGCTCAACGGTTGA
- a CDS encoding formate dehydrogenase subunit gamma, producing MTTMTTATMTPEAPALALWVRAFFQRCWRIGILLLLLAASLGMSQLAVAQADTDREMVTAAPGISADQWRQVRSGETGPNYRDSRFDSNYSLINSSGETWRQIRNRWVSPFGLIAIGGMIVVIALFYFMVGRKHLDEPRTGRKLLRWSLLMRSLHWTVATLFITLALTGLNLLFGKFVFRTLFGDAVWAWMTSASKVLHNYLGPIFGVLLVVLLISLLKDNIPKKHDWVWFKKAGGLTGKHHPDAGFANGGEKAWYWLLATAGLVVIASGFVLDFPNYGQGRDTMQWANIIHAVGALGLTAVALGHIYIGTVGTEGSLEGMTTGYVDETWAKEHHNLWYEEVKDTAMSEEEIAAQKTDSSSGDVSATKPS from the coding sequence ATGACAACGATGACCACGGCCACAATGACACCAGAGGCGCCTGCGCTAGCCCTCTGGGTAAGGGCGTTTTTCCAGCGCTGTTGGCGTATCGGCATCCTGTTACTGCTGCTGGCTGCCAGTCTCGGCATGTCCCAGCTAGCGGTTGCCCAGGCTGACACAGACCGCGAGATGGTGACCGCTGCTCCAGGTATCAGTGCAGATCAGTGGCGTCAGGTGCGCAGTGGCGAAACAGGGCCTAACTATCGCGATTCGCGCTTTGACAGTAACTACAGTCTGATCAATTCGAGTGGCGAAACTTGGCGGCAGATCCGTAACCGTTGGGTGTCGCCGTTTGGTTTGATTGCGATTGGCGGGATGATCGTGGTGATTGCGCTGTTCTACTTTATGGTTGGGCGCAAACATCTCGATGAGCCGCGCACAGGGCGCAAGCTTTTGCGCTGGTCGTTGCTAATGCGTTCGCTACACTGGACCGTCGCCACCCTGTTTATCACCTTGGCGTTAACAGGGTTGAATCTGTTGTTTGGTAAGTTCGTGTTCCGCACGCTGTTTGGCGACGCCGTTTGGGCATGGATGACCTCAGCTTCCAAAGTGCTGCATAACTATCTTGGCCCGATATTCGGTGTGCTACTCGTTGTACTGTTAATTAGCTTGCTGAAAGACAATATTCCTAAGAAGCATGACTGGGTATGGTTTAAAAAGGCAGGTGGATTAACAGGCAAGCACCATCCTGACGCGGGTTTTGCCAACGGTGGCGAAAAAGCGTGGTACTGGCTATTAGCCACTGCTGGCTTGGTGGTGATCGCGAGTGGTTTTGTGCTCGACTTCCCCAACTATGGTCAAGGCCGCGATACCATGCAGTGGGCCAACATCATCCATGCGGTGGGTGCGCTTGGGTTGACGGCTGTCGCGCTAGGCCATATCTATATTGGGACTGTCGGTACGGAAGGCTCATTGGAAGGTATGACCACTGGCTATGTCGATGAAACCTGGGCCAAAGAGCACCACAACTTGTGGTACGAGGAGGTCAAAGATACAGCTATGAGCGAAGAGGAAATCGCGGCACAAAAAACGGACAGCAGTAGTGGCGATGTTTCCGCTACCAAACCTAGCTAG
- a CDS encoding protein-glutamate O-methyltransferase CheR — MSSLTPFKDLVHRRCGLHLEGLAEARLVKAVEALRTDTDINDTSMLIAQLEQNEAMFDRFVSQLTVNETYFYREPEALHWLADTYLPRRLAEKGKPLAIFSAGCSSGEEPYSVAIALFERYGERAKQLFHITGGDVDQQVLSKAQKGIYSGMSFRALSPALKHRYFHPEGRRFKIDDALRHWVTFCSFNVLQPNADKLGPFDVILFRNVSIYFDESTRRDIQRHLKQLLEPHGVLMCGVTETLGNDLGILELNQAQGVFFFQESTLPHALPANDEPPYRDDVLPAPPVLSEMPPQPPENEPEKESEKEPEHKQPMTSFNAALQQAHHLLNQNAFSEAAALLSDLLVQQPWSVDALLLAGLVARWQQNFADAYDYFKRAIYVAPECWPAHFFQAELFRLGELSDAPGQRERGYAAVIRLLDASKQADGGLSVIAPPIPPGDAYFLATCHLSAQTTTQGVG, encoded by the coding sequence ATGAGTTCGCTGACGCCATTCAAGGATCTGGTGCATCGCCGCTGCGGTTTGCACTTAGAGGGCCTCGCTGAAGCTCGTCTCGTTAAGGCAGTGGAGGCACTGCGAACAGACACCGATATTAACGACACCTCGATGCTCATTGCGCAACTAGAGCAAAACGAAGCGATGTTTGATCGCTTCGTTAGTCAGTTAACGGTGAACGAAACCTACTTCTACCGGGAGCCAGAAGCGCTTCACTGGTTAGCCGATACCTACCTCCCGCGGCGGCTGGCTGAAAAAGGTAAGCCATTGGCTATTTTCAGCGCCGGATGTTCTTCGGGTGAAGAGCCTTACAGTGTTGCTATTGCACTGTTTGAGCGCTACGGAGAGCGCGCCAAGCAACTCTTTCATATCACAGGGGGAGATGTTGATCAGCAGGTTCTTAGTAAAGCCCAAAAAGGCATTTACAGCGGCATGTCGTTTCGGGCGCTGAGCCCTGCGCTAAAACATCGCTACTTTCACCCAGAGGGCCGACGCTTCAAAATAGATGATGCGCTTCGCCACTGGGTCACCTTTTGTTCATTCAATGTATTGCAGCCAAACGCAGACAAGCTTGGCCCCTTCGACGTCATCTTATTTCGCAACGTATCGATCTATTTTGATGAATCGACCCGGCGCGATATACAGCGCCACCTGAAGCAGCTACTGGAACCTCATGGCGTTTTGATGTGCGGCGTCACGGAAACATTAGGCAACGACCTGGGCATTTTGGAACTGAATCAGGCTCAAGGAGTGTTCTTTTTCCAAGAGAGCACCCTGCCCCACGCCTTACCTGCCAATGATGAGCCACCCTATCGCGACGATGTGTTGCCAGCCCCACCGGTGTTGTCAGAGATGCCTCCTCAACCACCTGAGAATGAACCTGAGAAAGAATCTGAGAAAGAACCTGAGCACAAACAGCCGATGACATCGTTTAACGCGGCTTTGCAGCAAGCTCATCATTTACTGAACCAGAACGCATTTTCAGAAGCAGCCGCGCTACTTTCTGACCTTCTAGTGCAACAACCTTGGAGTGTCGATGCGTTACTGCTGGCAGGTTTAGTGGCTCGCTGGCAGCAGAACTTTGCTGACGCTTACGACTACTTTAAGCGAGCCATTTACGTTGCTCCTGAGTGCTGGCCAGCTCACTTTTTTCAAGCTGAGCTTTTCCGACTAGGCGAGCTTAGTGATGCTCCCGGACAACGAGAGCGTGGCTATGCAGCGGTTATTCGCCTACTGGATGCGTCAAAACAGGCGGATGGTGGATTGAGCGTCATTGCGCCGCCTATTCCTCCGGGGGATGCCTACTTTTTGGCAACTTGCCACCTTAGTGCACAGACAACGACACAGGGAGTGGGTTAA
- a CDS encoding response regulator — protein MALDIKRFIQRFIEEASDHLPRLREGIEALEQGDSHQERINELFRAAHTLKGSSRMLKLTPITAIAHSTEELLSALRDGAQTASPDVTCLLNQATDALSDLVSQLAQGVSPAELAEADNQLCQALENAAAGKSSPAPSPKTTVSGDDKAEKAAPNAAPPAMKSPALPAQELRLTDTVRVRLDRLDDVIRLMGEVLSGHHHLHSLVEQARSLGASLPKDQQAPFNAFSRELKDSVLSHDGLMSDLHDRALQMRMLPLSVVFDPLSQMARDLAHSLGKQVNCRVHGSEIELDRQMIDRLSDPLIHLLRNALDHGLETPGERQATGKPTRGQLSLEAWQDGSWVVIEMRDDGAGISLDAVRQKALSKQLLSEELLLTLTEQETLELIFLPGFSTKPLITDFSGRGVGMDVVKRTVIDELNGDLRLTSHPGKGTCFTLRLPLSLAMMRVLLINVGAVTLGVTAPYVSELVEHASTDFIDAAGQKTLILRNEFVPVVSLAELLDLPYAPTDADNLLLLVVHQRHQKLALIIDALVDERDMVIKPLPTHLRHLPLVSGMVTLGRNTLVSLLHVPTLLEHSRRYAPKALAKTDQAPQTHRILVVDDSLNTREIEKDVLEAWGYQVTLAENGRDGLNKALADSFDAVLTDVEMPVMDGFALTASLRENEIYRYKPIIIITSREKEADRRRGIEVGADAYIVKGSFDQNNLVDTLKALLG, from the coding sequence ATGGCACTGGATATTAAACGCTTTATTCAGCGCTTTATTGAAGAAGCATCAGACCACTTACCTCGTTTAAGGGAGGGCATTGAGGCGCTAGAGCAAGGCGATTCCCATCAAGAACGTATCAATGAGCTATTTCGTGCGGCACATACGCTAAAAGGCTCATCGCGCATGCTAAAGCTGACGCCCATTACGGCGATCGCTCACAGTACAGAGGAGCTGCTAAGCGCACTACGCGATGGGGCACAAACCGCTTCACCTGATGTCACGTGCCTCCTTAATCAAGCCACGGACGCGCTGTCTGACCTAGTTAGCCAACTTGCCCAAGGTGTTTCTCCAGCAGAGCTAGCGGAAGCCGATAATCAGCTTTGCCAAGCCCTGGAAAACGCCGCGGCGGGGAAGTCGTCCCCCGCTCCCTCTCCTAAAACAACCGTATCCGGGGACGATAAAGCCGAGAAAGCAGCCCCCAACGCGGCACCACCGGCAATGAAAAGCCCTGCTCTTCCGGCTCAAGAGCTACGCTTAACAGACACGGTACGCGTGCGTCTTGACCGCCTAGATGACGTTATTCGCCTGATGGGGGAAGTGTTATCAGGGCACCACCATCTACACTCACTCGTAGAACAGGCACGCAGCCTTGGCGCCTCGTTACCCAAAGATCAGCAGGCCCCCTTTAACGCTTTTAGCCGCGAGCTGAAGGACAGCGTGCTTTCCCACGACGGTCTAATGAGCGATCTCCATGACCGAGCTCTGCAAATGCGCATGCTACCGCTGAGCGTGGTGTTTGACCCTTTATCGCAAATGGCCAGAGACCTTGCCCATTCGCTAGGCAAACAAGTCAATTGCCGTGTTCACGGCAGTGAGATTGAGCTGGACCGACAGATGATAGATCGCCTCTCGGACCCGCTAATTCATCTACTGCGGAATGCGTTAGACCATGGCCTGGAAACTCCCGGTGAGCGACAGGCAACAGGCAAGCCTACACGGGGGCAGTTATCGCTAGAGGCATGGCAAGACGGCAGTTGGGTAGTGATTGAAATGCGTGATGACGGCGCGGGCATTTCCCTAGATGCGGTACGGCAAAAGGCACTCTCCAAGCAACTACTCAGTGAAGAGTTGCTGCTTACCCTAACCGAGCAGGAAACCTTAGAGCTTATTTTCTTACCCGGCTTCTCAACCAAACCCCTGATTACCGACTTTTCAGGTCGTGGCGTGGGGATGGATGTCGTCAAGCGAACAGTGATTGACGAGCTCAACGGTGATTTACGTCTAACCAGCCATCCAGGCAAAGGCACCTGTTTTACCCTGCGCCTGCCTTTATCGCTAGCCATGATGCGCGTTCTCCTGATCAACGTGGGCGCTGTCACGCTAGGTGTAACAGCACCTTATGTGTCAGAGCTTGTAGAGCATGCATCAACGGACTTTATTGATGCTGCCGGGCAAAAAACACTGATCCTGCGCAACGAGTTCGTGCCGGTCGTTTCACTTGCGGAATTGTTAGACCTACCCTATGCGCCCACTGATGCTGACAACTTACTGTTACTTGTCGTACATCAACGTCATCAAAAACTGGCGCTAATTATTGATGCCTTGGTGGATGAACGCGATATGGTAATTAAGCCGTTGCCCACGCATTTGCGCCATTTACCACTGGTTTCTGGCATGGTCACGCTAGGGCGCAATACGCTGGTTAGCCTATTACACGTGCCGACGCTGCTGGAACACTCGCGCCGCTATGCCCCGAAAGCACTAGCTAAAACGGATCAAGCGCCCCAGACACATCGTATACTCGTCGTCGATGACTCTCTGAACACCCGAGAAATTGAAAAAGATGTCTTAGAAGCTTGGGGATATCAGGTCACCCTGGCAGAAAATGGCCGTGATGGTCTGAACAAGGCCCTGGCTGACTCGTTTGATGCAGTACTCACCGACGTTGAAATGCCGGTCATGGATGGCTTTGCGCTCACTGCAAGTCTGCGAGAAAATGAGATTTATCGTTATAAGCCGATTATCATTATCACCTCACGAGAAAAAGAAGCAGACCGTCGGCGCGGCATTGAAGTAGGCGCCGACGCGTATATTGTCAAAGGCAGCTTTGATCAGAACAATTTGGTGGATACGCTAAAAGCGCTACTCGGCTAA
- a CDS encoding molybdopterin molybdotransferase MoeA, which translates to MAELQPISAALEALLADVSLVGTESVPLEAAAGRVLAEAVTAQLDVPPFDNSAMDGYALRASDAGKWLPISQRIAAGSPAAPLAEGSCARIFTGGEIPPGADCVVMQERVEVADNQALMPTDIPSGDNIRLQGRDVRRGQPLLAAGERLEAAALGHLAGQGVTVVSVRRRPRVALLSTGDEIIDPGTPLKPGQLYNSNRPMLKRLLETFGAEVVQLVSVPDDFDQTVALLTNAAADADVVVSTGGVSVGEEDHVKAALESLGQLDMWKLAIRPGKPLALGRLPREDGSEARFVGLPGNPVSGFVGAWLFLRPLMGALLGCSALNALPTLTASANFTTQTGPRQHYMRVALRFSEAGIIADAFEDQNSGVLSSCISVDALAVIDPHQQVEKGTLVRCLWLQR; encoded by the coding sequence ATGGCTGAGCTACAGCCGATAAGTGCCGCGCTTGAAGCGCTACTGGCCGACGTAAGCCTTGTTGGCACCGAGAGCGTTCCGCTTGAGGCCGCTGCTGGGCGTGTGCTGGCCGAAGCCGTTACCGCTCAGTTGGACGTCCCGCCGTTTGATAATAGCGCAATGGATGGCTATGCACTGCGTGCCAGTGATGCGGGCAAGTGGTTGCCTATCAGCCAGCGTATTGCGGCAGGCAGCCCTGCAGCGCCGCTGGCGGAAGGCAGTTGCGCACGGATTTTTACCGGCGGTGAAATCCCCCCAGGGGCCGACTGCGTGGTCATGCAAGAGCGCGTCGAAGTTGCGGATAATCAAGCTCTGATGCCTACCGACATACCCAGTGGAGACAACATTCGCCTTCAAGGGCGCGATGTGCGCCGAGGTCAACCACTGTTGGCGGCGGGCGAGCGGCTCGAAGCGGCGGCGTTGGGCCACTTGGCAGGCCAGGGCGTTACTGTGGTAAGTGTACGTCGCCGTCCTCGCGTTGCGCTGCTCTCTACGGGTGATGAGATTATTGATCCAGGCACGCCGTTAAAGCCAGGTCAGCTGTATAACTCCAACCGGCCGATGCTGAAGAGACTGTTAGAGACGTTTGGCGCGGAGGTGGTCCAGCTAGTGAGTGTGCCGGACGATTTCGACCAGACCGTTGCGCTGCTCACAAACGCAGCGGCGGACGCCGATGTGGTGGTAAGTACGGGTGGGGTTAGCGTGGGTGAGGAAGACCATGTAAAAGCCGCGCTTGAGTCGCTGGGCCAGTTGGATATGTGGAAGCTGGCGATTCGCCCAGGAAAGCCGCTGGCGCTGGGCCGTTTGCCACGCGAAGACGGCAGTGAGGCGCGCTTTGTAGGACTGCCGGGTAACCCTGTTTCTGGGTTTGTGGGCGCGTGGTTGTTTTTACGACCGTTGATGGGTGCGTTACTGGGGTGTTCGGCGTTGAACGCCTTACCTACGCTGACAGCCTCCGCTAACTTCACGACTCAGACTGGCCCGCGCCAGCACTATATGCGTGTTGCGCTACGTTTTAGCGAAGCGGGCATCATCGCCGATGCGTTTGAAGACCAAAACTCTGGCGTGCTGTCATCCTGTATTAGTGTAGATGCGTTAGCGGTGATTGATCCGCACCAGCAGGTAGAAAAAGGCACGTTGGTTCGCTGTTTATGGTTGCAGCGTTAG
- a CDS encoding DUF1244 domain-containing protein — translation MSAFNEFDQTTRTELEAAAFRRLLQHLDDNKDVQNIDLMILADFCRNCLSKWLVSAAESRNETLSYEEAREYVYGMPYSEWKELYQPPATAEQKAAWEAHHAKKKAAK, via the coding sequence ATGTCAGCGTTTAATGAATTTGACCAAACGACGCGTACAGAGCTAGAAGCCGCCGCGTTTCGGCGTTTGTTACAGCATTTAGACGACAATAAGGATGTGCAGAACATCGATCTGATGATTCTGGCGGATTTTTGCCGCAACTGTTTATCGAAATGGTTGGTGTCTGCCGCTGAATCGCGGAATGAAACTCTCAGCTACGAAGAAGCCCGAGAGTATGTATACGGCATGCCCTATAGTGAATGGAAAGAGCTCTATCAGCCGCCTGCGACTGCCGAGCAGAAGGCTGCCTGGGAAGCGCACCATGCTAAAAAGAAAGCAGCCAAATAG
- the moaB gene encoding molybdenum cofactor biosynthesis protein B, which translates to MSEPMVPLNVAVLTVSDTRTDETDRSGQALVQRLTEAGHTLAEKRIVPDDVYQIRAVVAQWIADANVQVVITTGGTGFTGRDSTPEAVSVLLDKRIEGFGERFRQLSGDEIGSSTIQSRCLGGLANATVVFCLPGSTGACRTGWDGILAEQLDSRHKPCNFANLVIPGRGQHG; encoded by the coding sequence ATGAGTGAGCCAATGGTACCTCTTAACGTCGCCGTGCTTACGGTCTCTGATACACGCACGGATGAGACTGACCGCTCCGGCCAGGCGCTGGTGCAGCGTTTAACCGAAGCTGGGCACACCCTGGCAGAGAAACGCATCGTGCCGGATGACGTTTACCAAATTCGTGCGGTAGTCGCCCAGTGGATTGCCGACGCAAACGTACAGGTGGTGATTACCACGGGCGGTACAGGTTTTACCGGGCGAGACTCAACGCCGGAGGCTGTATCGGTACTGCTGGATAAGCGTATCGAAGGCTTTGGCGAGCGCTTTCGCCAACTAAGCGGCGATGAGATTGGTAGCTCGACCATTCAAAGCCGTTGCCTCGGCGGCTTAGCCAACGCTACGGTGGTCTTCTGCCTACCGGGTTCAACCGGCGCCTGTCGTACTGGTTGGGACGGCATTCTGGCCGAGCAGTTGGATAGCCGTCATAAGCCTTGTAATTTCGCCAACCTGGTTATCCCAGGCCGGGGGCAGCATGGCTGA
- a CDS encoding chemotaxis protein CheW yields the protein MTNTHQQRDNQSLSLEEALARQSNDDTIIDVDEPCQQLVLFRLAEQRFALPGSAVNEILNGDQPVYFVPGLPASTEGVIHLRGNIESVVTLQALLGLPPSEQTGMLLVVTAAGIRSAVRIDYLEDVCDIPISALKPAPDTLASQLMPYVSALWQPDVTPAESGKEEANDDSVAAGSSAIALLDPDALFNAYQQGLG from the coding sequence ATGACCAACACCCATCAACAGCGTGACAACCAGTCTCTTTCGCTCGAAGAGGCACTAGCACGTCAGAGTAACGATGACACGATTATTGACGTGGACGAACCTTGCCAGCAGTTGGTGTTATTTCGCCTGGCGGAGCAACGGTTCGCTTTGCCCGGCAGTGCGGTCAATGAAATTTTGAATGGTGATCAACCGGTTTATTTCGTGCCTGGCTTGCCTGCTTCTACGGAAGGTGTGATTCACTTGCGCGGCAACATTGAATCGGTGGTGACCCTACAGGCACTTCTCGGTCTCCCCCCTTCGGAACAAACGGGCATGCTGTTAGTCGTGACCGCTGCGGGCATTCGCAGTGCCGTTCGTATCGATTATTTAGAGGATGTTTGCGACATCCCGATCAGCGCACTGAAACCGGCACCGGACACCCTCGCCAGCCAACTAATGCCTTATGTGAGCGCCCTCTGGCAACCTGATGTAACGCCAGCAGAGAGCGGCAAAGAAGAGGCTAACGACGATTCTGTAGCAGCAGGCAGCTCGGCCATTGCCCTGTTGGATCCAGATGCTTTATTCAACGCCTATCAACAAGGCCTTGGGTAA